Proteins encoded in a region of the Oscillospiraceae bacterium MB24-C1 genome:
- the uvrC gene encoding excinuclease ABC subunit UvrC produces MSEERIHALHQKSRALTAEPGVYLMRNKAGEIIYVGKAKNLKNRVSSYFRALDKHLPKVLAMVLQVQSFETIVTASEFEALVLECSLIKQHTPKYNILLKDDKGYSYLRIDKGEYPRITEVKQKTDDGATYIGPYMSAWVVKNTADEANKAFGLPTCTRQFPRDIKKGRPCLNYHLKQCMGVCRGGISPEEYAEIMRQAMEYIKGGSAEAQKLLTEQMEQAAENLEFEKAAKCRDRLRAIARFADRQRVVYANVTDQDVLAFVQSGDDLSLSLIKFRGQRLVDKLDFLFPDISSVEDAREEFISRYYSDPMHELPSQLTVDGPLPDKPLIEQLLSQRLGKKVSIVQPQRGDLVKLVEMARLNAAEQLSLRSSGRTGRELAALDELAKLLGLSKPPVWIESYDISNIGSETIVGSMVVFENGRPQKAAYKHFSIKDIVGPDDYASMAQMLNRRFARYLAQAEDGGFFNRLPDLLLIDGGRGHVSTAKGVLESLSLNIPVFGMVKDDRHRTRAISSQGGEIGIASHRSVFTLVTMIQDETHRFAINYARKAHKKTAFELSLTKVKGIGDVRARALFSHFKTKKAILTADEKALAAVKGMNLRAARALLDAVQKGEIG; encoded by the coding sequence ATGTCGGAAGAGAGAATACACGCGCTTCATCAGAAATCCCGGGCATTGACGGCTGAGCCGGGCGTTTATTTAATGCGTAATAAAGCCGGCGAGATCATCTATGTTGGCAAAGCCAAAAACTTAAAAAACCGTGTCTCAAGCTATTTCCGTGCGTTGGATAAGCATCTGCCAAAGGTGTTGGCGATGGTATTGCAGGTACAGAGTTTTGAAACGATCGTCACTGCCAGTGAGTTTGAAGCGCTTGTGCTTGAATGCAGCCTGATTAAGCAACATACGCCAAAATATAATATTTTGCTCAAGGACGACAAAGGCTACAGCTATCTGCGCATTGACAAAGGGGAATACCCTCGTATCACCGAGGTCAAACAGAAGACGGATGATGGCGCGACCTATATTGGACCGTATATGTCGGCGTGGGTAGTGAAAAATACTGCTGATGAAGCGAACAAGGCATTTGGGCTACCCACCTGCACGCGGCAGTTCCCCCGCGATATTAAAAAGGGACGGCCCTGTCTCAATTACCATCTTAAACAGTGCATGGGGGTATGTCGGGGCGGCATTTCGCCGGAGGAGTACGCCGAAATTATGCGGCAGGCAATGGAATACATTAAGGGCGGTAGCGCTGAGGCGCAAAAACTGCTCACTGAACAGATGGAACAAGCGGCCGAGAATCTTGAGTTTGAAAAGGCAGCTAAATGCCGCGACAGGCTTCGGGCGATCGCCCGCTTTGCCGACCGCCAGCGGGTGGTGTACGCCAATGTTACTGATCAGGATGTGCTGGCGTTTGTACAATCGGGCGACGATTTATCGTTGTCGCTGATCAAATTCCGAGGGCAAAGGCTGGTGGATAAGCTTGACTTTTTGTTCCCCGACATCTCGTCGGTTGAGGATGCCAGAGAGGAATTCATCTCGCGTTACTACTCAGACCCGATGCACGAGCTGCCGAGCCAGCTGACGGTGGATGGACCGCTACCCGATAAACCGTTGATTGAACAGCTATTGTCGCAGCGTTTAGGCAAAAAAGTGTCCATTGTGCAGCCGCAGCGCGGCGACCTGGTTAAGCTGGTGGAGATGGCGCGATTAAATGCCGCCGAGCAGCTGTCGCTGCGAAGCAGTGGGCGCACTGGGCGAGAACTGGCGGCGCTCGACGAACTGGCAAAGCTTCTGGGATTATCAAAACCACCGGTCTGGATCGAATCCTATGATATTTCAAACATTGGCAGCGAGACGATCGTTGGCTCGATGGTGGTGTTTGAAAATGGTCGGCCGCAAAAGGCAGCCTATAAGCATTTTTCGATCAAGGATATCGTGGGGCCGGATGACTACGCCAGTATGGCGCAGATGCTCAATCGCCGGTTTGCCCGCTATCTGGCGCAGGCCGAAGACGGCGGTTTTTTTAATCGTCTACCAGATTTGCTGTTAATCGATGGCGGCCGGGGGCATGTTTCCACCGCTAAGGGCGTGCTGGAGTCGCTGTCACTGAACATACCGGTGTTCGGTATGGTTAAAGATGACCGGCACCGTACCCGTGCCATTTCGTCTCAGGGGGGCGAGATTGGAATCGCTTCTCATCGTAGTGTTTTCACGCTTGTGACCATGATTCAGGATGAAACGCATCGTTTTGCCATAAACTATGCGCGTAAGGCGCACAAAAAGACAGCTTTTGAGCTTTCGCTCACCAAGGTCAAGGGTATTGGAGATGTGAGGGCGCGCGCCCTTTTTTCACATTTTAAAACCAAAAAGGCGATTCTCACCGCAGATGAAAAAGCGCTTGCTGCCGTCAAGGGTATGAACCTGCGCGCAGCCAGAGCGCTGCTCGATGCGGTGCAGAAGGGTGAAATCGGTTGA
- a CDS encoding HPr family phosphocarrier protein — MYMKDVNVQNQIGLHARPATFFIQKANEFKASIWVEKDERRVNAKSLLGVLSLGIVGGSSIRIIADGADEQAAVDGLAKLVETGFTEQF, encoded by the coding sequence ATGTATATGAAGGATGTTAATGTGCAGAATCAGATTGGACTGCACGCCCGTCCCGCTACTTTTTTTATCCAGAAGGCAAATGAATTCAAAGCATCCATTTGGGTCGAAAAAGATGAACGACGTGTGAATGCCAAGAGTCTTTTAGGTGTTCTTTCTCTGGGCATCGTCGGGGGCTCCTCTATACGTATCATAGCGGACGGCGCTGATGAGCAAGCCGCTGTTGACGGTTTGGCAAAGCTTGTTGAAACCGGCTTTACTGAGCAATTCTAG
- a CDS encoding DUF554 domain-containing protein: protein MTGTIVNAAAIAAGAAIGLLFKKGLPKRIEENALKFVGTGVAILGLNGVICAMITADTATGLLSYEGGILLVLSLAAGGIIGELFCIEDKLYAGGVTIEKKLGAQGFAKGFVSASMLFCIGAMAIVGALSDGLNQDSSILFVKATLDGITSIVLAAALGYGVLFSALAVLVYQGLITLCAGLLAPVLDGTELLNQICMVGYCIVLLIGTNMLGSTKVKTANLLPAMLGPVMYNFIMMLKNT, encoded by the coding sequence ATGACAGGAACCATTGTCAATGCGGCGGCAATTGCGGCGGGTGCTGCAATCGGGCTGCTGTTTAAAAAGGGTCTGCCAAAGCGCATAGAGGAAAATGCACTGAAGTTTGTGGGAACTGGTGTGGCGATTTTAGGTCTGAACGGCGTTATCTGCGCCATGATCACTGCCGACACTGCCACGGGGTTGCTCTCATATGAGGGCGGTATTTTGTTGGTGCTTAGCCTGGCTGCTGGTGGTATTATCGGCGAGCTTTTCTGCATAGAGGACAAGCTCTACGCAGGCGGGGTGACCATAGAGAAAAAGCTGGGCGCTCAAGGGTTTGCCAAGGGGTTTGTGTCGGCCTCGATGTTGTTTTGCATCGGAGCTATGGCGATTGTAGGCGCTCTTTCGGACGGGCTTAATCAGGACAGTAGCATTCTGTTTGTTAAGGCGACGCTCGACGGCATTACCTCCATTGTGTTGGCGGCGGCGCTTGGTTACGGTGTGTTGTTTTCAGCCCTCGCGGTGCTGGTTTATCAAGGACTGATTACGCTGTGTGCGGGGCTATTGGCGCCGGTCTTGGACGGCACTGAGCTACTTAACCAAATATGTATGGTGGGATATTGCATTGTTCTCTTGATCGGCACCAATATGCTAGGATCAACCAAAGTCAAGACTGCCAATCTTTTGCCGGCAATGTTGGGCCCTGTAATGTATAATTTTATAATGATGTTGAAAAATACTTAG
- the trmD gene encoding tRNA (guanosine(37)-N1)-methyltransferase TrmD encodes MKIEIATLFPEMCERVVDESIIGRARRAGKLDISCVNIRDYSDDRFHRVDDTPYGGGMGMVLEAEPLARCCEAFGQRHQTDEKPYVVYLSPKGTVFDQQKAIEYAKKPALLLVCGHYEGVDQRFIEECVDEELSVGDYVLTGGELAALIVTDAVGRLCEGVLSDAECYTQESHYNGLLEYPQYTRPPEWRGRVVPPVLLSGHHANIAGWRRVQSLHLTEVRRPDLYEKVELTKQDRKLLEKHAKEGES; translated from the coding sequence ATGAAGATTGAGATTGCAACGCTGTTTCCCGAGATGTGTGAGCGCGTGGTGGATGAAAGTATCATCGGACGGGCGCGCCGCGCGGGCAAGCTGGACATCTCTTGTGTCAACATCCGAGATTATTCCGACGACCGCTTTCATCGTGTCGATGATACACCCTACGGCGGCGGCATGGGTATGGTGCTGGAAGCTGAACCACTGGCACGCTGCTGCGAGGCCTTTGGGCAGCGGCATCAGACTGATGAAAAACCTTATGTCGTTTATCTCTCACCTAAGGGGACAGTTTTTGATCAGCAAAAGGCGATTGAATACGCTAAAAAGCCCGCATTGCTGTTGGTGTGCGGGCACTATGAGGGCGTTGACCAGCGCTTTATAGAGGAGTGTGTAGATGAGGAGCTATCCGTCGGCGACTATGTGCTGACGGGGGGTGAATTGGCTGCACTCATCGTCACCGACGCGGTGGGCCGTCTTTGCGAGGGCGTGCTCTCTGACGCAGAGTGCTACACGCAAGAAAGCCACTACAACGGCCTTTTGGAATATCCGCAGTACACCCGCCCGCCCGAATGGCGCGGTAGAGTGGTGCCGCCGGTATTGTTGTCTGGGCACCATGCCAACATTGCAGGCTGGCGACGGGTGCAATCGCTGCATCTCACAGAGGTACGCCGCCCCGATCTATATGAAAAGGTCGAGCTGACCAAACAGGACAGAAAGCTGCTGGAAAAGCACGCTAAAGAGGGAGAATCTTGA
- the rimM gene encoding ribosome maturation factor RimM (Essential for efficient processing of 16S rRNA), protein MKKQYLECGKIVTTHGVIGEIKVQPWCNTPEELVEIATLYFDGGKTSLEVQRGRVHKNMALLKLKGVDSIEQAQALRGKVLWANRDDIPLEEGEHFIQDLIGMTVVDADDGHTYGTLSDVTETGANDVYHITFPDGSVRLAPVIPQVVISTDIDAGVMCIRPLKGLFDDED, encoded by the coding sequence ATGAAAAAACAATATCTTGAATGCGGTAAGATTGTCACCACACATGGTGTTATCGGTGAGATTAAGGTGCAGCCATGGTGCAATACCCCCGAGGAATTGGTGGAGATTGCAACACTTTATTTTGATGGCGGTAAAACTTCGCTAGAGGTGCAGCGCGGACGTGTTCATAAAAATATGGCACTCCTAAAGCTCAAAGGCGTGGACAGCATCGAACAGGCCCAGGCTTTGCGGGGCAAGGTTTTGTGGGCCAACCGCGACGACATTCCGCTGGAGGAAGGCGAGCACTTTATACAAGATCTCATTGGCATGACGGTAGTGGATGCCGACGACGGTCACACCTATGGCACCCTTTCCGATGTGACTGAAACGGGAGCCAACGACGTTTATCACATCACATTTCCAGACGGAAGCGTCCGGTTGGCACCGGTTATTCCGCAGGTTGTCATTTCCACCGATATCGATGCCGGGGTGATGTGTATCCGTCCGCTCAAGGGGTTGTTTGATGATGAAGATTGA
- a CDS encoding KH domain-containing protein codes for MEQLISVIAKGLVDDKDAVTVTADAPAEDGTVVYHLHVGAEDMGRVIGKQGRIAKAIRTVVRSACGRTGEKAIVEID; via the coding sequence ATGGAACAGTTAATCAGCGTTATTGCCAAAGGCCTTGTCGATGACAAGGATGCGGTGACCGTCACTGCCGATGCGCCCGCTGAAGACGGAACGGTGGTTTATCACCTGCATGTCGGGGCGGAGGATATGGGACGCGTAATCGGCAAGCAGGGGCGTATCGCCAAGGCGATCCGTACCGTGGTTCGCTCCGCTTGCGGCAGAACCGGTGAGAAGGCCATAGTCGAAATCGACTGA
- the rpsP gene encoding 30S ribosomal protein S16, with protein MAVKIRLRRMGAKKAPFYRIVVADSRYPRDGRFIEELGYYDPTKEPSVMQIDAEKAKKWIANGAQPTDTVRAILKKNDVL; from the coding sequence TTGGCTGTTAAAATAAGACTTCGCCGTATGGGTGCCAAGAAGGCTCCCTTTTACAGAATTGTTGTAGCGGATTCCAGATATCCCAGAGACGGAAGATTCATCGAGGAATTGGGCTATTATGATCCCACTAAGGAGCCTTCGGTTATGCAGATCGATGCAGAAAAGGCAAAGAAGTGGATCGCCAACGGCGCTCAGCCCACCGATACGGTGCGTGCGATCCTGAAGAAGAACGACGTGCTTTAA
- the ffh gene encoding signal recognition particle protein, which produces MAFEGLSDKLNSVFKRLKSRGKLKESDIKEVMREVRLALLEADVNYKVAKDFVAAVSEKAVGAQVLESLTPAQQVIKIVDEEMTALMGTENVRIRFSSKLPTIIMMCGLQGSGKTTHCAKLAKHFKELGKRPLLVACDVYRPAAIKQLQVVGEQVKVPVFEMGQGDPVQIAKKAIIRARDHGDDIVILDTAGRLHIDEALMGELSNIKEAVGPHEILLVVDAMTGQDAVNVAKTFDERLGIDGVILTKCDGDTRGGAALSVRAVTGKPIKFVGMGERLDQLEPFYPDRMASRILGMGDVVTLIEKAQSTVDEKKAQQLAQKIKKNSFTLTDLLDQMKQIQGMGPLGQVLGMIPGVKINDEDAQRGEKELKKMEAIIFSMTLAEREKPSIIDPKRKRRIAAGSGTRVEDVNRILRQFEQMQKMMKHLKNTKGRGMLGRAGLPF; this is translated from the coding sequence ATGGCTTTTGAAGGACTTTCCGACAAGTTGAATTCCGTTTTTAAACGGCTGAAATCCCGAGGGAAGCTCAAGGAATCAGATATCAAAGAGGTTATGCGCGAGGTGCGCCTGGCGCTGCTTGAGGCCGACGTTAACTATAAGGTCGCCAAGGACTTTGTTGCCGCTGTTTCCGAAAAAGCAGTCGGTGCGCAAGTGCTTGAAAGCCTGACTCCTGCGCAGCAGGTTATTAAAATTGTCGACGAAGAAATGACGGCTCTGATGGGCACTGAGAATGTCAGAATTCGTTTTTCTTCTAAGTTACCCACCATCATTATGATGTGTGGCTTACAAGGTTCCGGTAAAACCACCCATTGCGCCAAGTTGGCCAAGCATTTTAAGGAACTGGGTAAACGGCCGCTGCTTGTGGCCTGCGACGTTTACCGTCCCGCTGCTATCAAGCAGCTTCAGGTTGTTGGCGAACAGGTCAAAGTGCCCGTTTTTGAAATGGGGCAGGGCGACCCGGTTCAGATTGCAAAAAAGGCCATTATACGTGCTCGTGACCATGGCGATGACATCGTCATTCTCGATACCGCCGGTCGTCTGCATATCGACGAAGCGCTGATGGGTGAGCTTTCTAACATTAAAGAAGCGGTTGGCCCGCACGAAATTCTGTTGGTGGTCGACGCTATGACCGGTCAAGATGCCGTCAACGTCGCCAAAACCTTTGACGAGCGACTGGGCATCGACGGCGTCATTCTCACCAAGTGCGACGGTGACACCCGCGGCGGCGCGGCGCTCTCTGTTCGTGCGGTTACAGGCAAGCCGATCAAGTTTGTCGGCATGGGCGAGCGGCTTGACCAGCTCGAGCCATTTTATCCTGATCGCATGGCCTCCCGAATTCTGGGCATGGGCGACGTGGTCACACTCATCGAAAAGGCACAAAGCACTGTCGATGAAAAAAAGGCGCAGCAGCTTGCGCAGAAAATTAAGAAAAATAGCTTTACCCTCACCGATCTTTTGGATCAGATGAAGCAGATACAGGGCATGGGGCCGCTGGGTCAGGTGCTCGGTATGATTCCGGGTGTTAAGATAAACGATGAGGATGCTCAGCGTGGTGAGAAGGAATTGAAAAAGATGGAAGCCATCATTTTTTCAATGACTTTGGCCGAGCGTGAAAAGCCCTCGATCATCGACCCCAAGCGCAAACGCCGTATTGCTGCGGGCAGCGGCACCCGAGTCGAAGATGTCAATCGCATTTTGCGTCAGTTTGAGCAGATGCAAAAGATGATGAAGCATCTGAAGAACACCAAAGGCCGCGGTATGCTCGGCAGAGCGGGTCTGCCGTTTTAA
- a CDS encoding YlxM family DNA-binding protein yields the protein MAKDLSISMLYDFYGDLLTEKQQEVIELYYNEDLSLSEIASHSGITRQGVRDSIKRAEFQLSEFEEQLGLANRFEEIKGSLDDILKNAFEIEQINSRLYNSKDISTRVSRITKLARHVAEL from the coding sequence ATGGCAAAGGATCTAAGTATTTCGATGCTTTATGATTTTTATGGCGACTTACTGACTGAAAAGCAGCAGGAGGTTATAGAGCTTTATTATAACGAAGATCTCTCGCTTTCTGAAATTGCCTCGCATAGCGGCATCACAAGGCAGGGTGTGCGCGATTCAATAAAGCGTGCTGAGTTTCAGCTTTCGGAATTTGAAGAACAGCTTGGGCTGGCAAATCGTTTTGAAGAAATAAAAGGCAGCCTTGACGATATATTAAAGAACGCCTTTGAAATTGAGCAGATCAATTCACGGCTCTACAACTCAAAAGACATCAGCACCCGTGTCAGCAGAATAACTAAGCTGGCGCGTCATGTGGCTGAACTGTAA
- a CDS encoding TRAP transporter large permease: MNSVVMGTTILFGALIFLMALRVPISFSLGISALVTALYLDIPFLNLFQKMATGITSFTFMCVPFFIIMAQIMTDGGISDRLTKFCNVLVGRMRGGTAVVNCVVSMFFGGISGSSIADVSSIGGFLIPAMIKEGYDPDYSVAVTCTSSVEGVIIPPSQNMIFYVVAAGSGLSISTMFMCGYIPGLLLTTALCICSFVIAVKKKYPKSQKYSWKENIKIIREALLGLVTILIVAVGITAGVFTATEAGAIAAVYALLITSFVYRTMDFKKLMGCLLKSLKTLSTIMAIIATSSAFSYVLSYLKVPTRVASALTSVSDEPAVVMLLMIMMMVILGCVMDMGILIILLTPILYPVAMSIGYNPYHFGLIIVLTLGLGLLTPPVGTSLWAGCAIANIPIEKSVKGFMPFYLTYVVVLALIIIFPSICLLLPRSLGYVV, from the coding sequence ATGAATAGCGTTGTCATGGGCACTACAATATTGTTTGGTGCTCTGATATTTTTGATGGCGTTGCGTGTGCCAATTTCCTTTAGCCTTGGAATATCTGCCCTTGTTACCGCTCTTTATCTGGATATACCCTTTCTCAATCTGTTTCAGAAAATGGCGACCGGCATTACGAGTTTCACCTTTATGTGTGTGCCATTCTTTATCATCATGGCTCAGATTATGACGGATGGCGGCATTTCTGACCGGTTGACGAAATTTTGCAACGTGTTGGTCGGACGTATGCGCGGCGGTACTGCAGTCGTTAACTGTGTAGTTTCGATGTTCTTTGGCGGAATCTCCGGTTCATCTATCGCTGACGTTTCTTCGATTGGTGGATTTCTGATTCCGGCTATGATTAAAGAGGGCTATGACCCGGATTACAGCGTTGCAGTTACCTGTACAAGTTCTGTCGAAGGCGTCATTATACCACCCAGCCAAAACATGATTTTTTACGTTGTTGCGGCTGGCAGCGGGTTATCAATCAGCACGATGTTTATGTGCGGATATATCCCAGGCCTTCTTTTGACCACGGCCCTTTGTATTTGTTCCTTTGTGATCGCAGTAAAAAAGAAATACCCTAAATCCCAGAAGTATTCTTGGAAAGAAAATATTAAAATTATCAGAGAAGCGCTGCTTGGTCTCGTTACAATTCTAATTGTTGCCGTCGGTATTACAGCGGGTGTTTTTACCGCTACCGAGGCCGGTGCTATAGCAGCTGTATATGCTTTGCTGATTACCAGCTTTGTTTACCGTACGATGGATTTTAAAAAGCTAATGGGTTGCCTGCTCAAGTCTCTGAAAACCCTCAGCACGATCATGGCGATCATTGCTACTTCTAGCGCATTCAGCTATGTACTCTCTTATCTGAAAGTGCCGACCAGAGTAGCCTCTGCGCTAACCTCGGTTTCTGATGAGCCGGCTGTTGTCATGCTCCTCATGATAATGATGATGGTCATTCTGGGATGTGTTATGGATATGGGAATTCTCATTATCCTGCTTACACCTATTCTCTATCCCGTAGCCATGTCTATCGGATATAATCCGTATCACTTTGGCCTGATTATTGTACTTACACTGGGTCTTGGTTTGTTGACGCCACCGGTCGGTACCTCGCTATGGGCTGGTTGTGCCATTGCAAACATTCCGATAGAGAAATCTGTCAAAGGATTTATGCCCTTTTATCTGACCTATGTGGTGGTTCTTGCATTGATTATTATCTTTCCTTCAATTTGCCTGCTCCTTCCCCGCAGCTTGGGTTATGTGGTTTAG
- a CDS encoding TRAP transporter small permease: MNNTISVVRKALDKVVDIKRYICAVLLIIMTSITFVQVIMRFVFRAPFSWAEEVTLMFLVWFGYICMSIDIYTDTHSALYFLYNKLPPLPKKLADLLRHGALFWLFYEMLKYGWIITKMNLPKPQPATHFSQGWLFAPLVVGGLFMLLYSLVNLLSVLLKPLSEYHTKPDHEKTVEEMNIERGGTV; this comes from the coding sequence GTGAATAATACCATAAGTGTTGTTCGCAAGGCCTTGGACAAAGTAGTAGATATTAAGCGGTATATTTGCGCAGTGCTGCTAATTATTATGACGTCGATTACTTTTGTTCAGGTCATAATGCGTTTTGTTTTCAGGGCTCCGTTTAGCTGGGCTGAAGAAGTTACCCTGATGTTTTTGGTGTGGTTCGGTTATATTTGTATGTCAATTGATATCTACACCGATACACATTCTGCTCTCTATTTTTTGTATAATAAGCTTCCTCCTCTGCCTAAAAAGCTTGCGGACCTGCTTCGTCATGGCGCACTTTTTTGGCTTTTCTATGAGATGCTCAAGTACGGTTGGATTATAACGAAGATGAATCTCCCCAAGCCCCAGCCCGCTACCCATTTTTCTCAGGGGTGGCTTTTCGCCCCGCTGGTTGTCGGCGGGCTCTTTATGCTGCTATATTCGCTCGTCAACTTACTGTCGGTTCTCCTCAAGCCGCTGTCTGAATACCATACGAAGCCAGACCACGAAAAGACAGTGGAGGAAATGAACATTGAAAGGGGGGGCACTGTATGA
- a CDS encoding TRAP transporter substrate-binding protein has protein sequence MKKVLSALLVGIMVLSVAGCGGSSPSSASSAPASQGSESQAASTSETVFELKLAENQPADNPISKGMQMFADLVAEKTGGTVKIEVYLDAQLGNENETIDQIQAGTLDFARINTSALAVTADSVGVFTLPYVFTSPEHKYKVLDGEIGQSVVKDLEQYNMIGLEFWEAGSRNFYTTKKPVKSVEDIAGLKLRVQQSDVAIKMVELLGGAATPMAYGEVYQGLQTGVIDGAENDFVSYYTSGHYEVAPYFSLDAHMAPPAMLLMAKNVWDEMSDNQRTAIKEAAREAAVWQRDAMDTYQNEARAKVEEAGCQVFEVEVPAFQAKVSEIYDMYPQYAEVIEQIKAVS, from the coding sequence ATGAAAAAAGTATTATCGGCTCTACTCGTAGGAATCATGGTTTTATCGGTTGCTGGATGCGGTGGCTCCTCTCCGTCTTCCGCCTCAAGTGCGCCCGCTTCTCAGGGTTCTGAATCACAGGCAGCGTCTACAAGTGAAACTGTTTTTGAACTAAAGCTGGCAGAAAATCAGCCTGCCGACAACCCGATTTCTAAAGGTATGCAGATGTTTGCCGATCTTGTAGCCGAAAAAACCGGCGGCACCGTTAAGATTGAAGTATATCTCGACGCGCAGCTCGGCAACGAAAATGAGACAATTGACCAGATTCAGGCCGGAACTCTGGATTTTGCACGTATCAACACCTCTGCTTTGGCTGTGACGGCTGACTCCGTCGGCGTGTTTACGCTGCCGTACGTCTTCACAAGCCCCGAGCACAAATACAAAGTTCTTGATGGTGAAATCGGCCAGAGTGTCGTGAAGGATCTTGAGCAGTACAATATGATCGGCCTTGAGTTTTGGGAAGCTGGTTCCCGTAACTTCTACACCACCAAGAAGCCTGTGAAGAGTGTCGAGGACATTGCAGGATTGAAGCTTCGTGTGCAGCAGTCGGATGTTGCTATCAAGATGGTTGAGCTTCTCGGCGGTGCCGCAACGCCCATGGCATATGGCGAGGTTTATCAGGGCCTTCAGACCGGCGTTATCGACGGTGCTGAAAACGATTTTGTTTCGTACTACACCTCGGGTCACTATGAAGTTGCTCCCTATTTCTCGCTTGATGCTCACATGGCACCGCCCGCTATGCTGTTGATGGCTAAAAATGTTTGGGATGAGATGAGCGATAACCAGCGCACCGCGATTAAGGAAGCTGCTCGTGAAGCTGCAGTGTGGCAGCGTGATGCTATGGACACTTATCAGAATGAGGCACGCGCCAAGGTTGAGGAGGCAGGATGCCAGGTCTTTGAAGTTGAGGTTCCTGCATTCCAGGCAAAGGTTTCCGAAATCTATGATATGTATCCTCAGTATGCCGAGGTTATCGAGCAGATTAAGGCCGTATCGTAA
- a CDS encoding LacI family DNA-binding transcriptional regulator, whose product MSGRVTLKDIALDLGISRTTVHRALHGKEGISDQLRATIRSRAEEMGYTANYVASSLKRKTVRLAVVLPRKDGKGQYYHKYFWNSVETFLPEASSLNASIEFYSFEEDTDEQFALLGTLLEEEVPVDGLLTMPAKCDPSMQQMIERFGYRNIPVVLIDNDLPGSHHLCCVAPHDHMTGRLGAEILLTTTHQKGKILIANGSADSAAHMHNLQGFRDYLNENGNPFELLVIQEYGNYDRCYNQALRLLKEHKDIVAFYSVTARSTLPLCHAVKELGFAGVLRGVGSDLFPESAQLLRDNVVQALIYKNAFDKGMLGFRILFDYVVKNIQPKKTQVTVPISVIMKNNLRFFEKYI is encoded by the coding sequence ATGAGCGGTCGAGTTACATTAAAAGATATTGCTTTGGATCTTGGAATTTCCCGTACCACGGTTCACCGTGCGCTGCACGGAAAGGAAGGCATCAGCGATCAGTTGCGGGCGACTATTCGCAGTAGGGCAGAAGAGATGGGATATACAGCTAACTATGTTGCGTCATCCCTCAAGCGCAAGACGGTTCGGCTTGCTGTCGTATTGCCACGCAAAGACGGAAAAGGCCAGTATTACCATAAATACTTTTGGAATTCTGTCGAAACCTTTTTGCCGGAAGCCAGTAGTTTAAACGCCTCTATTGAGTTTTACTCTTTTGAGGAAGACACCGATGAGCAGTTTGCGCTGCTTGGCACATTGCTTGAAGAAGAAGTGCCGGTTGACGGGTTACTAACTATGCCCGCCAAGTGCGATCCCAGCATGCAACAGATGATAGAACGTTTTGGATATCGTAATATTCCAGTGGTTTTGATCGACAACGATCTGCCCGGTTCCCATCATTTATGTTGTGTTGCACCTCATGATCACATGACGGGACGCCTTGGTGCAGAAATACTACTGACCACAACCCACCAAAAGGGAAAAATTCTTATTGCCAACGGAAGCGCTGACAGTGCTGCGCATATGCATAACCTGCAAGGCTTTCGCGATTATCTAAACGAAAACGGCAATCCGTTTGAACTGCTGGTAATACAGGAATATGGCAATTATGACCGATGCTACAATCAGGCGCTTCGCCTGCTGAAAGAGCACAAGGACATTGTTGCGTTTTATTCTGTAACAGCACGAAGCACACTGCCATTGTGTCATGCGGTCAAAGAACTCGGGTTTGCTGGTGTGTTGCGGGGGGTTGGTAGCGATCTGTTCCCAGAATCTGCCCAACTGTTAAGAGATAACGTCGTACAGGCGCTTATCTATAAAAACGCGTTTGACAAAGGCATGCTGGGCTTTCGAATTCTATTTGATTACGTGGTCAAAAATATCCAACCAAAGAAAACACAGGTTACAGTTCCAATCAGTGTTATTATGAAAAACAATTTGCGATTTTTTGAAAAATATATTTAG